TCATCCAAGAAATCGATTGTGAAGGCTAAGTGTTGCGTTTGTGATGAGTCCGTCTCCACTAGGTCATATGCGGAACGTATTATAACTCTTGAGTGCGACCATTCATGTCATGAAAACTGCCTTTTAGTTTCGCTAGATGATACTGTGGATTTGTCTTCCTCTGGAATGTACGGTAATGATAATATCTATTCAGTTTTCCCAAGCTGTATGGCTTGCAGCAGCAAATCCATTGAAAGTAAATGTATACCGAAAGATGAGTCGCTGCGTGATGCTTTAATTTCGAATTACCTGCTTAGTCGCAGTAAAACCTTCCCTACAGAAGCCTCTGCGAAACTTCCACTGGTCAATAAAGAACAGCAGCATCAATATAAGCCGCTTGGTAGTCCTTTTATGGCTCAAGGTATATCTGATAGAAAGCCAAAGGGAAACCATCGTATTTCCAGTCTTGTGTCTGCTGAGACTTCATCGTTGATATCAACTATGAGACTAAATGAGACAGGGGAGCAATCGCAGATAGCTTTGGCTTTAAAAAGGACGTATTTTGTTCAGTCTTTAACAGTTAACTTTCCTGAATGGAAAGTTGATTCTGAATTTGGCCTGTTGAGACTTGTTGATAAAATGGAAATATCGAGAACCTCTGATACTGGTGATTATGAGGAAGTAATATGTTACCTTTTTGAAGATAAGCTCGTAGTAGGCtcaattgaagaattgCCGCCAAATACTATCATAGGTTTGAAGTTTAAGACTGTTAGTACCTATCTATTATCTCAATTTAAGATTGACACTCCAAACTCGTCAATCCTGAAGCTGTCAATTAAAGGTGGGGTTTTATTCTTGAGGGAATGCTCGGTGTCTAACTCAACCCAAGTTCTGGAAAAATGGATCACAGCGTTCTTAAATCCGGATCTTACGTTTTATTCATCCTCTTTTACCTCCACTCTGCCCTATTCTGCGGAATTATTGGCCGATTGTGGCCCTCGTTACAACAATATAAAAACTTTGACAGGTGGACTGCATGACAGTGTCATTGTACGGCGAAGTATGTATTATGGCAATAGTGAGAAGCATGCCACTATTGGAACCATGAAGACAAACATAAGCTCGATTTTGTCTTTAAAAAGAAGACAACCGGACCAATTGTGCATTATATTCCAAATTGACCAAACTAAGTTACGTGATACAGACTTAAAGACCATGCTTAATACAATTAATGCTGTGTTATGGAAGTTTGAATCAGCCAAAGTGTGTCTAGTGGACAGAAATGGACTTCTGGTAACCGCCACTTCATTGAAGGAATATGCTCAAACCGTCTTGACGAACTTAAACTCTATATTGGACAATAATTCATCCAATAAAGTATTCAACCCTAACGATTTGTACCATCAGTTGTACGGAAATAAAAAAATGGACAATATAGCAGTCGCAATATTATCGAATTCTTCAATGGAATCCTGTAAGTCTGCCCTATTAATGGATTACTCGGCATTTTGCAATAATGGGAAAAGAAATCCTAATGAGTTGAAGGTTAAAGTCGGTTATCTAAATACCGACTACTCTGATAAAGTTTATGAACTCGTTGAAACTGGTGGTTGGGCTGATGTACTGGAAGTCTTGTGTTACTCATTCAATATAACATTTGAGCAAGAATATTCTGATGGAGATGATTATGAAGACGATGATGATTACCTCACAGAAAAAGAATACGAAGATCACAACATAACACCGACAACTGAGACCGATGTTTCACCTTTGGAACAGCAGCTTATTGATAATTCAGGTATTCCTAGTCTCAGCATAGCACATCGGGAATCTCAAGGGCTAATTACTACCACTTCAGAACATTCTCATTGGAGTCTTAAGTCCCGCCCATCATCTATTCCTCTACCACATGAACCTATTGATAATGCTGCTGCGAATCGGGGTTGGTCAATTCTATTCAATGACTTGGATAATGCGCTGAATGAGGTCATGACAACTGTTGCGACACCAACTAGTTCGAAAAGTAATCCAGTAACGAACTACGAATACTTATAGGTACGCATTTGAATATTAGTAACACAATGCTAATAAGAATTTGACTTGACACTTTTACTCCTTAGGACGATAGTAAAACAGATATATCACGTTATGACGCTGGTCCCATTAATAATCATAACTAAGCTTTACGGTAGCACCAATAGTTTCTAAAATCTTGCATCACTCTCATAACTATTTATATAAATAGGACTACGGGTCTCGTATAGCACACTGTGGACAATTGAGATACAACCTTAAAGCGCACACATTGATGTTTTACTTAGTATCAACTATCAATGTTTTGATATTCTCATAAGGCAAATAATAGTTAAATTGATGCCGTTTTATCGCTTTAAAAATTACTTATAATCATTATATTCTCCACCATGCTTGATCCTTTCTAATTCGCAATGAATTTTATATACCCAAAGGTCCCTTTCTTGTCTTGATCTTGCCATAAATACCATCGACTTACCAGTCAAGCATACCCTGTTTATCAGTTGTACATGTTCAGCAGGTATTTTTGCAATTTCTGAAATAGAAAGTTGGTCTTGATAATCTAAAGCGTCATCGAGGAGTTGGTTTGAATTATCGGGGCCCAGAGCAGGGTTCGGTTTTTTGGGTAATTTACAACTCTTTGAATGGGTGTTCTTTGTGCCAAACCATAGTGTGAAGCATCGATATGGTTCATCTTCTAAAGACTTCCAGCCATCCAGATAGACCCTGGGTAACGCTTTGTTTCCAGGGTTCAAACTGTTGAACTCACGGTCTCTTCCTAATAAATCATGCGATGTTATATTTCCGGAATAGATATAGCAGTCTTCTATAGGAACTGTGGCATGGTGTGAATACCCAACCTTAACATAAGCGCTCCCCGTAAAAGACCGTTTTGAACATTCAAAAAGAATGATATATCCATGGATAAGAACGACGTAACACTTCTTGAAAACAGAGTGCTTACGAGGTTTTTGGCATAATATCCCCTGGAGGATTAGCGGTCTTAATACTGCATGTGAGCTTATATTATAGATAGCGTCATTGGCTACCCCCCGTTCTGTAACCCATTTAGGAGTATTTCCTAAAATATTGTATTCGTTTTGCTCTTGTATCCTTAACATCTTCAAGTTCACCATTTTTGTTTCCCACATGACTTCCTGGTCCTTTTGTAGGCGGTAAGTCCAGTATAGGGATAGATCGTTGAGCCTTTTGATCCACTCATTAGCAGCGTTCACACTTGGAGCGAGAAGTTTCATTGACGAGCCGCTTTTCATATTTATAACAATGATAGACTTCACCGTTTCATCTAATGACTGCTCGATGTTCCAAAAGTCATTATTAGAGGTATTCCAAAGATTAATCGATTTAGCAATGCCGCACGCCTCTTTTACATCTAGTGTGCTGATGGTTTCCACTTGCGTGAGATCTATGGCACATTCTGATTGTATTATTTGGGTAAGTCTCCTTCTTGCAGATTGCAATGCAAAGTCATCAAGTTCATCGAACTCTTCTGCTTGTAATTCGCTATTTAACCAACTTATGTGATTGTTTGAATCAAGCGGATAGGGGTTATGTTCATATATGTCGGAAATACTTTCCACGATTTCCTGTAGATTATTCAGCCTAAACGTCTTACCGTTCATACCACTCATGTTAAGTGTCGGTAGGGGAGGCATACCTTTCATAGCTCGAGTATAAAAGAGTACCCCATTACAAGTAAACATGTATTTTAGCTTAATATAACGATTTGTAAATGGGTCTTTTAACCTATCTTGGTTTCTAGGTAAGCATATGGCAAGGAACCCTTCAATAGGTGCCGGCTCTTTCATTTCAACGCCGTTCCCTAACGTGACCTTTCTGGGATAACCTACCATCGGACGATATTCTAGGATATGAGATGAAGTTAAGAATAATGATCCGTATAATGCATCAATCTGATCACCCAGGATCCATTCTAGCATATCATATCTCTTCCAACCAAATCCCATTGGTATATTTTCGCTCTCCCACTGCTTGACAACATCCTTGTATCCCGCATCCAATAACATATCTCTAATCACTAAGCCCATATACCGTAATATAGGATTCGGAACAACTCTGTATCCATTTGGTAATTGCAATATCCGTAGCTCATACTCTTCCTGTGATGCTTTTTCTCGCATCTCTTGTAAAGCGTGGACTGGAAGCGATATGGATAAGGACAACTTCATTTGAGGGATTCGTATGTCGACAGCATCTGGAATAATTTTTACACCAACAGATTCCTTTAGAAACGTAAACCATTTACCGGATGACTTTATAGTACTACACCGAAGTATGTATATTTTCAATGGCTTATAGGCTTGGCCTTTTTCATTTAGCGTACCCTCCTTGGCATCTCTCTCCAACTTGTCATCAGgttttaaaatatatattgtTCGATCCAAGTAATTGTAGAATCCAACCGAGCACGATTCCGTTAACGTAAAATCCATGGATTTTGCAGCATTTCTACACTTCTCAATCTTCAGGGCATTCCTCTTATCAAAGAACTGGATATAAATTGGAAATTCTGGATTTCCAGTAGCACGAGCGGCTACAATGTATTCTTTCCACCGGCCGTATACCCTTGTATCAATTGGTTCCACATCAGAAAATGTTGTCGGAGGGTATGTTACTGAGACAGCAGATTTCACTAGAACTAGCATTTTTTCCATTTTCACAACCTGTCCCCTTCTATAGCGACTAAAGTACTTATTCTTAAAGTCTGACTCAATTGACTTAACCTGATTCCATTCATAACTAAAGAGTCTTTTAGCACGGTTACTTATCCCACAAGATCCTTTCAAGGGTTCGTCCCACGTCAGGCAGGATGATAAGACTTCCTGTGCCTTGGGGATTGGTAGCTTTTCAGGCTCAGGTTTTAACAACTTTAATTCCACCTCAGGTGATCTGTCTGTTGCTTTCTCGCCTTGCTTGCCAGTCACTAAATCAAACTTCACAACAGAGGTTTTACTGCTGTGCCTGGTCAAGGCTTCATTATCTCTAATATAATCGAGCATAAGATCGTTTTTCAGTCTTCGAGATTTCTCTCCTTCATTAGCATGAGATGTTTCTTTGGTTAGCACAGAAGAACTGTGCGATAGTACTTCTGTACTGGTGCTCTTATCTTTATCATCGGGAGTTGGATTTAAGCAATCTTCGGCAGAGCAATAGACAGATGTACCGTCACCGTTCACAGTAGATGCACCTGAACCTGCATACTTCAGTCGAAGAAGCAAATTCATAATATCATCTGTATATTGCAAAGGTGAGTTTGCTGTGTCAAACTTTACTGTTGGGACGGAATTCGCCTTAGGTGGTATAGCAAGGATATTGTTAGGCTGGCATGAGTTTGCATAAGCCAGGTTAAGATTTTGTAGGTTGTTAGTACATATTTCAAAGGGTGCTTTTTCATCCGGCGACATCAGCCTGCTTCCCACTTCAACTATCTGACCTGTACTAACTGCCCCTGTCACAATCCCAGTAGTGCAATCAGTCTTCTTAGTTAACAACTGGGACGGTAATCCGCTCTCCTGCATCTCTACCGCTAAACTGCTCAATTGATCTGGTGAATAGCTAGCTGACTTCGGAGAAACCCCTCCCTTTTTGGGACGTAGTGCATGCCTGTTCCTGTTATACCGCGGCTGTTGAGCTGGGTACACATATCGGATCTTACCCTTATTCCTTCGAGGAACTATTTTCGACATCACCTTTTGAATATGGTTGGCATGCTGCGTATACCACAGCTCTGGAATACCGCCAAGTAACACACATCTCGCGCTCAGTGATATCTCACTAGGCGGCACAGTCGCTAGTTGTATCGCAGTAAATGAGTGTTTCGGTATAACAAATTCTTTAAATTTTGGGTCATTTATGTCCTTTTCGACATTAATTAAAGTAGCTATTTGGTCATAATAATACTTGATGAATTCGGATTCATCTAGTACCACAGGCTTAAGCTGGTCCCATTTAGGATCCATATGGAAAGCAAATACCTTGATGCAGTTATCGAATGCAAATGCAACTAACTAATATACCATTTATGGAGTACTAGTTGTACCTTCAAGGGTAATATCATTCAGAGAAACCCATGTCGTGCGTCAGTGTTGTTGGGCTTCAAGTTGTTGTTGTTCCCGACCCATGTAAACATCGCTTAACCACAAAGAAGTAAGAACCTTCACGTGATGAACGCTAAACTACTGCTCACGGTATATTATAGCTATGAACACCTATAGTGGGTAGAATAGTGTCATTAGCAGTGTTTTGACTACTTTTTAGACCGTACTTGCGTGTTTGTGTTAACTGTTATTTTACAAATTTGAATTTAAAGGCGATATTACACTATAAAAAGATGATGCTGCTAGTCCTTACATATATGTAAACAAAATAGGATAATCGAATGGCGTGTGCGGATTCAAGCAGAGTATGTCATACTGTACATTAATTATCCTAAAAACTGACACTCTTTAATGCTTAGATTATTTCGTCATCATCACCCCCGACTGTTAATCCAGAACCTTCGAACCTGAAGTTGTCTGGTTCTGGAATAGTTCCAGTAAACTCCAGCGCAATGAAGACGAGACCGCCAATAAATAGCAAAAATACGGCTATGATAGGCAATGCGCCTTCAAACACCATCAAAGACGAAAGGAGAATAAACAAGGCACCCCTACCTAAGTAGCTGTAGTAAAAGGATGCAAACCTAGCCAATCCATTAATTGGCTTAAACTCAAGGTAAACCAAGGGGATTGCAAAGGCTAGTCCAAAGATGGCTCTTATGAATTCCATAAAGCTTGTAAAAATGTAGGATAACTGTGTTACGAACACTAGGGACGAAACTCCTCCAGCAGCAATGTTAGCGATGCGAATAGCCTTTAGGGTTGAGTCGTGGTCGGACATTGTTTATTTGTTTCTTGTTACAGCTTCAATCAACAGTAGTGCTGTTTATCTATAAATGACAGTGATGTTGAAGTAAGAATAAGTTGCTTATAAGGAGTAAAATAGTGACGACTTTTTCAAGAATGCCGGCTAGAAAAAAAGAGACCCAGTCGACTTCTAAAGCTATCGCTTAACTAGCGCTGTCTATTTGACCAAAATGGCAGTGACCGGAGTTCAGACTCTGTTGCAGTAAAATTAGCTGAAGACTCGTTTATATCATATTCGGAATTCTAGCCTTAAAATTAGGGATACATGAAGTATGTCATATTAACAAATAAAACGGAAACTAGCGCCAGTGTCAGATATTAAATGGTGAATTAAAGCGATAAATGGTATTAAATAGCCCTGAATGGAACAAACTGGAGCAGTGAAGTAGATAATAGTTATAAGTGTAAAATATACATATTGTTCAGCATATAAAAAGGGGACGGAGTAATAATTGGGAAAGCGGGAAAAATAATGCTAGAAGTATGAGGAACAGCCTTATTAGAATTAATCAAGGGAAGTTTGTGGCAGGACGGTAAAGTTGTCAAATATGAATCATTGAATTGATAGATATGACAGTATCATCAGCAGGTAAAAAAATTGAACCAGTCATTTTATTAAATGTTAACCAACGAGAAGACAAAGGAGATTAGGAAGAAAAATGTGAACAGACATTAATGAAATAACGAGGTTAATGCAAATTAGATTTTTCGATTTTAGACTTGGTTATTGTCGTACAAGCTAACTGTGTTTGCTGGCGAGTGGTGCTGTCACCTTAATTCATATCTCTTGAAACCATACGAGAATAATGTTCCTCGACTATTACAACCCTTGATTAGAAATGAATTAACAGTGGCCCAGTGCCTCCCCTGGAGCTTAAACTGCTTTTGAATTTCTGTATTGATACTTGAATGCCattaatttcattttattgTTATATCCCACTACCTCAAGAGCAAGACAACAGAATAGTTAAAGTAAGTAGTAGTTTAACAATAAAAAACAACTTagtaataaaataaaattattgGGACATAGTTGTTGTCCTTATATCCACATATCTGCAGAGTTATTGAAATGCAAGACAATTATAAGAAAAATAAAAGGACCCTATTTCAGATAAACGCCCATCattcaaaaaaaaaaaatagGTACGTTAAATTCGGTAGATAAACAGaaataaaaagaagttaattCACGATACAGTATGTTCATCCATTTAGCTTCCTTTTTTATAGTTCCCGTACTATTCGCTCTCTTCATACTTTTCGCGTGCTAAAACCCTCCTGACCCCTCTCCTTTTCTCAATGAACCCATTTCATTCCTGAGCTTCGGTTGGTTGCTCCTCTTGACCAGCTTCAGACATGTCAGAAGTCCACAAGGTCAAGTTGTCTCTCAACAATTGCATGATCAAGGTACTGTCCTTGTAAGATTCTTCAGACAAAGTATCTAGTTCTGCAATAGCATCGTCGAAAGCTTGCTTTGCCAAGTGACAGGCCTTGTCTGGAGAGTTTTGAATCTCGTAGTAGAAGACAGAGAAATTCAAAGCCAAACCCAATCTAATTGGGTGAGTTGGTGGCAACTCGGTAGTAGCAATATCAGAAGCAGATTTGTATGCTTCCAAAGAAGAGCTAGTGGCCTTTTCTCTAACATCACCAGCAGAAAATTCAGCCAGGTATCTGTGGTAGTCACCCTTCATTTTATAGTAAAATACCTTGGACTCACCAGTAGTAGCCGATGGAATTAAGTGAGTATCCAACACAGTCAAAATATCATCGCAAATCTTAGTCAATTCAGACTCAATCTTTGAACGGTACGTTCTGATCAACTTAACCTGGTATTCTGATTTCTCCTTAGCCTCTTCTTTCTGCTCGATAGAAGAAACAATCCTCCAGGAAGCCCGACGAGCACCAATAACATTTTTGTATGCAACGGATAACAAATTCCTCTCTTCAACTGATAGTTCCTGGCCGGACGAGGCAACAGCTTTCATGTTATCAACCATTTCTTCATAACGCTCAGCTTGTTCAGCCAACTTTGCCAAATAGACAGAATCTTCACGACTTAAAGACATTTTAATTGTTAGGTATTTGGGGATGTTCTAAAATTCTTGTTAGTATAAGACTCCTTAAAGGCCACCTTTCCAGTTGTATCGATTTCGATTAACGTCGCTACTGATGAAATATCTCCAGTTTTTTGTCTTAAGGGAAAAATTTTCCTTCTCAATTTATTATTTGTCTACGCTCAAATTATTGTTACTCCCTCGCCACCCAACTAAACAGCCAACCCCTGTTTGTGTAACATCCCTCACCATGCTACAAAACAACGTCCAATACATTTTCGCCACTTCACCTGACCCATTACCCTACCtaaatttttatttttgcCACCGGGTGTCGTCTAGGCGAAAATTTTTGGAGTCGGGCACCACAAAAACAAGTCATATACCTAGATTCAACATTTCGATAAACAAGAGGAAGCTAACCAACACGCATAGACAACGATGTTATTGAATAATAACCACACATAGACTATCCGTGTTGATCTCCGGCGAATCTGATCATCCTTTATGCCCACTAAAAATACTTTTCTTGGTACTACTTATCTTGATTCTTGGGGCCATGACTGATATAATTTTAAAGGGGTTGGTGGCAAGTTTTCGAAGGGCCAATTGCACTAATAGACGTAGCTTTGATTTATCAATTCATTTACGATACACCAGCAATACAATATCTTCATAGTCTTAGGTCCAGCTAAACACATACCTTTTTAACTGTTGGGTTTCCTTGTTTTCCAATAAGAACGAGGTTTGTGGTGTGTTTAGTTGTAAAAGTTTAATTGTGAAAATTCTCAAATGAAAAGTACGCACATAGGTAACAAGagaaaaaagaaaaaattaCAATTGCCACCGAGTTGTTTAATTGAAGGACTTCTGTTTTTGGGTTGGTGATAATTTTACAATAGGGGGGGCGGAAGGAGGACGCGATTCAGAAAAGGTCGAAAAACAACAAAATTCTTGTCATATGGACAGGATTTCGGCCAGCTCCGATCTTGCTGCAGTCGCGTCCGTGGCGTAGTAGTTCGCCGCCGATTTTCTCTGTGCGAGACCGGTTCGAGTCCAGAAAAAGCCACACCGGGCCGGAGTACTATCACCGTCGACGGCCGGGATCACGTGACTCGTAATATCGATGTGCTTTCGTTTATTGATCTTTACTTTACAGAAAAACCTCATTACAAATATGTTTCACGTTGGAAGAAGTGTTTTATAGTGGAAGCAGCTGCCCATATCTTGATATACCAGTGCTAATTATACGTGCTATCAAATGGGAGTCATTGAAATAATCTCGCAAGACCAGTTTACTGAGATTACTACTGGTCAACCAGATTCTAAGCTGATTACTTTATATTTCCATACTACTTGGGCTGAACCGTGTAAAACAATCAATGAGGTCTTTGCTGCCCTGAGCGAGGAAACTACTAATAAAGACGTCCTATTTGTGAGTATTAATGCCGACGAACAGACGGAGATATCCGAGCTTTTTGAGGTGTCCGCAGTTCCttattttgttttaattagaAAAGGTACTATTTTAAAAGAGCTGTCTGGAGCGGACCCTAAGGAGCTTATCAATGCTTTGAACCAGTTCAACGGGAGCGGGAATAGCAGCGGCGGTGTTACTGGCGGTTCAAGTAATGTGGATGCGGAGGAGGAGACAGAAGAGCAGCTGAACGAAAGATTAAGGAGTCTGACTAAGGCAGCTCCAGTAATGCTTTTCATGAAGGGCACGCCCTCAGAGCCAAAATGTGGTTTTTCTAGACAGATGGTGGGTATTCTAAGGGAACACCAAGTGCGTTTTGGCttttttgatattttaaaggACGATAGCGTCAGACAGGGGCTAAAAAGCTTCTCGGACTGGCCCACATTCCCTCAGTTGTACGTTAACGGTGAGTTCCAGGGTGGTCTCGATATTATTAAGGAGTCGTTAGAAGAAGATCCAGAGTTCTTTCAGCACACCTTGCGTTCGTAACGTAGGAAAGGGAAAATGTATATATCAACCAATGAACAAACCTCAACCTACGTAATTTCAATTCAATTTAGATCATGCAAGTTTGCAGAATAACAGATGTTGGCAGAAACGTTTATAGATTCTCCAAGTCCGAATCTGAAAGCGACTCGTCGTGCATAAAACCTGGTGTTGCCGGAGGGAGTAGGGAATTAGGTTTCGCAGGTTGCTGAGTGAGCACTTCATATAAGGAATCATCGTCCAATGTAAATTCCTCAACACTGGATTCAACGATCGGGTCCTTATCAAATTCTGTTTCCTCTAGGTGCTCTTCCTGTTTTAAGAGTGAAGGGTCAAATTCTTGGTTTTTTCTAAGAATGGCTAGAATCTTATTCCTTCGATCCAGCAAACGGaattcttcttctttcGGCTCAAACTCCACAAACTCGGCTTCAGGAGTAATTGATTGGATGTTACCGCCTATACGCTTCAGGTAGTCGACCTCACTATCAATAAGTATATTGTGCTGGTGCTGCGAAGACATTTTAGTAATGGCATTTTTGTCTCTTGCGCTGCTGAGATAATAATGGAGACACTTTTTCATGAAGTTTCTGGTATTTCGTATAAGTGGGGCATAGAATGATAAAGAAAGTGCGATTGTTTTTTGTGAGGGGTAGTTTCCATACTTATAGAACTCAATTGCCCCAAAATCTTCTGAATCTGATCTAAATTTATTTTGTGATTCTCGGACTTTCCATTCCCTTGGAAATGTAGCCATTCCGTGCTGGCCGCGCTCTTCTTCCAACAATCTAAAGGTTCTACGTATTTTGCGTAAAACCACTTCGTTATAATCATTTAAAGCTCCAGAGGGATGATTTAGAAGGTCAAACTCACTTAATACATCTGCAACTTCCAATGCTGATTTCATTGGTAGTTCCTTCTTATTGAAATTTGAATAATTTTCTAATATCCCTAGGAGAAATGTGTCATTTATTTGATGGTTAGTGTCCAGTAAAGAGTCGATAGTCTCCTGGTCTGTGCAATCTTTGGAGCCATAAATTACTTTGCCCACTGCGTGGAAATAGTTAATAGAGGATTGCCTCGTAGCAACCAAGCCACTCGAATTGCTGCTATAGCACCAGAACTCTAACATCGAAATCGCGGAACGAATATCACCCGGACCATTGGCGAGCTCTTTAATAAATTGAGGAAGCTGGGCCCATTTCGATTTCGAAAACTGAGTCTTCTCGCATGTTGCTATATGTCGAAGTCTGCTGGTCATTAGGGATGTGTTAATTGGATTAAACTTTATTCGGCAGAGTTTCGGATGACTTAGGATTTCCTTACCCAATACAGTTTCCGCAATAAATGAGCTTTCATGAGCAGATGAACCAGAACCCTCTGGCAACTCACATTCTGTTAGGCAAATTAAAAGTGGAGGTAATTTATCCTCATCGCAAAGCCACTGAAGTAAAGAACTCCTAAACTTGACCCTTGTCTCCCCATGCATAACATTGGGAATATCTTCTACTAAAATAACTGCCAAATTTCGCCCCAATCGATAGCGTGCTTGGTCTAGAAACTCGCTGAAAGATTGCATCGGTGATGTACCACTGCAAAATTCGTCATACTCCACAAAATATTTTTTATCAGTGCTATTTCGAAGCGAGTTGGGGGAGGAGTTCCTGTATTTTGGCACGAGCAAATTGCTAAGTAATTTTACCACTGTGCTCTTTGAGCATCCTGCGGGACCTGTGAGAAGTAAAATCCGATTTGTCGATTCCCCAGATAGCATTGTTTCCAAGGAAATGGTCACAtcctttaatttttttttatgAATCGCCACTTCCTCTAGTGTCAGTGGTGCATATTTTTCATGCCATTGTAATGTAGTATCAGTGCTATTCTTGTTTATATCGCTTCTAGACCTGAATGACTTACTACCGACTACATGCTTACCACGTCTGCTTTGCGTTTTATGCATTTTAATTTTTCCGTAACTAGCTTTTCATTGGCAAATATATCATCCAAATACTAGTCCAATCCGTATAGTACACAATATAGCAGTAGTACCATAACCCTCTGAGATCTTTGTATAGTTTATTAAGTTTTGGCGTCATTAAAGATGAAAACTTCATTTCGTAAAATATGATTATTAAATATAACCTTCAAATTATTGAGAGATGCCCTGTAGTACTTAGTATAACGATCTTTACTTCTACCCTCACAGCGTTGGAGGATATTACTCGAACGATAATGTCCGATAAACAAGATAATGAACGTATTAAGAAGATCAGAGAGATCTACAGGTACGATGAAATATCGAATAAGGTGCTAAAAGCAGATAAGAGATTGCAAGAGAATAG
This window of the Eremothecium sinecaudum strain ATCC 58844 chromosome VII, complete sequence genome carries:
- the STE5 gene encoding Ste5p (Syntenic homolog of Ashbya gossypii AGR104W; Syntenic homolog of Saccharomyces cerevisiae YDR103W (STE5)) yields the protein MFASKDMSLSMITNLGASVQNAAPSTPSTKTVFFSSGSSPAPYPTPRSGKRWTERLNLKKRRGNNSNGGIPYLSPEYSSPALTVTASPGPDFPQRSTSIPTPPRFQLEEQYRSSSSGGKGFSPVLGPQRSTDFMSSSKKSIVKAKCCVCDESVSTRSYAERIITLECDHSCHENCLLVSLDDTVDLSSSGMYGNDNIYSVFPSCMACSSKSIESKCIPKDESLRDALISNYLLSRSKTFPTEASAKLPLVNKEQQHQYKPLGSPFMAQGISDRKPKGNHRISSLVSAETSSLISTMRLNETGEQSQIALALKRTYFVQSLTVNFPEWKVDSEFGLLRLVDKMEISRTSDTGDYEEVICYLFEDKLVVGSIEELPPNTIIGLKFKTVSTYLLSQFKIDTPNSSILKLSIKGGVLFLRECSVSNSTQVLEKWITAFLNPDLTFYSSSFTSTLPYSAELLADCGPRYNNIKTLTGGLHDSVIVRRSMYYGNSEKHATIGTMKTNISSILSLKRRQPDQLCIIFQIDQTKLRDTDLKTMLNTINAVLWKFESAKVCLVDRNGLLVTATSLKEYAQTVLTNLNSILDNNSSNKVFNPNDLYHQLYGNKKMDNIAVAILSNSSMESCKSALLMDYSAFCNNGKRNPNELKVKVGYLNTDYSDKVYELVETGGWADVLEVLCYSFNITFEQEYSDGDDYEDDDDYLTEKEYEDHNITPTTETDVSPLEQQLIDNSGIPSLSIAHRESQGLITTTSEHSHWSLKSRPSSIPLPHEPIDNAAANRGWSILFNDLDNALNEVMTTVATPTSSKSNPVTNYEYL
- the SPO71 gene encoding Spo71p (Syntenic homolog of Ashbya gossypii AGR105C; Syntenic homolog of Saccharomyces cerevisiae YDR104C (SPO71)) encodes the protein MDPKWDQLKPVVLDESEFIKYYYDQIATLINVEKDINDPKFKEFVIPKHSFTAIQLATVPPSEISLSARCVLLGGIPELWYTQHANHIQKVMSKIVPRRNKGKIRYVYPAQQPRYNRNRHALRPKKGGVSPKSASYSPDQLSSLAVEMQESGLPSQLLTKKTDCTTGIVTGAVSTGQIVEVGSRLMSPDEKAPFEICTNNLQNLNLAYANSCQPNNILAIPPKANSVPTVKFDTANSPLQYTDDIMNLLLRLKYAGSGASTVNGDGTSVYCSAEDCLNPTPDDKDKSTSTEVLSHSSSVLTKETSHANEGEKSRRLKNDLMLDYIRDNEALTRHSSKTSVVKFDLVTGKQGEKATDRSPEVELKLLKPEPEKLPIPKAQEVLSSCLTWDEPLKGSCGISNRAKRLFSYEWNQVKSIESDFKNKYFSRYRRGQVVKMEKMLVLVKSAVSVTYPPTTFSDVEPIDTRVYGRWKEYIVAARATGNPEFPIYIQFFDKRNALKIEKCRNAAKSMDFTLTESCSVGFYNYLDRTIYILKPDDKLERDAKEGTLNEKGQAYKPLKIYILRCSTIKSSGKWFTFLKESVGVKIIPDAVDIRIPQMKLSLSISLPVHALQEMREKASQEEYELRILQLPNGYRVVPNPILRYMGLVIRDMLLDAGYKDVVKQWESENIPMGFGWKRYDMLEWILGDQIDALYGSLFLTSSHILEYRPMVGYPRKVTLGNGVEMKEPAPIEGFLAICLPRNQDRLKDPFTNRYIKLKYMFTCNGVLFYTRAMKGMPPLPTLNMSGMNGKTFRLNNLQEIVESISDIYEHNPYPLDSNNHISWLNSELQAEEFDELDDFALQSARRRLTQIIQSECAIDLTQVETISTLDVKEACGIAKSINLWNTSNNDFWNIEQSLDETVKSIIVINMKSGSSMKLLAPSVNAANEWIKRLNDLSLYWTYRLQKDQEVMWETKMVNLKMLRIQEQNEYNILGNTPKWVTERGVANDAIYNISSHAVLRPLILQGILCQKPRKHSVFKKCYVVLIHGYIILFECSKRSFTGSAYVKVGYSHHATVPIEDCYIYSGNITSHDLLGRDREFNSLNPGNKALPRVYLDGWKSLEDEPYRCFTLWFGTKNTHSKSCKLPKKPNPALGPDNSNQLLDDALDYQDQLSISEIAKIPAEHVQLINRVCLTGKSMVFMARSRQERDLWVYKIHCELERIKHGGEYNDYK
- the TVP15 gene encoding Tvp15p (Syntenic homolog of Ashbya gossypii AGR106C; Syntenic homolog of Saccharomyces cerevisiae YDR100W (TVP15)), with amino-acid sequence MSDHDSTLKAIRIANIAAGGVSSLVFVTQLSYIFTSFMEFIRAIFGLAFAIPLVYLEFKPINGLARFASFYYSYLGRGALFILLSSLMVFEGALPIIAVFLLFIGGLVFIALEFTGTIPEPDNFRFEGSGLTVGGDDDEII